In Deferribacter autotrophicus, the following are encoded in one genomic region:
- a CDS encoding ABC transporter ATP-binding protein codes for MALLELSNVTKIFGGLVAVDDLTFNVEKGQIFGLIGPNGAGKTTVFNCITGVYKPEKGAIRFNGKDITGLKPYTIANMGIVRTFQTIRLFGEMSVAENIISGRHSKSKQKWYHGIFHTPFSARDERENWEKVWEYMDLFGLTEYATVSATSLPYGIQRKVEMARALATEPALLILDEPAAGLNDKETLELVDTISKIRDMGVTILLIEHDMDLVMSVTDQIVVINFGKKISEGTPEQVQNDPKVIEAYLGSDEDDDE; via the coding sequence ATGGCGTTGTTAGAGCTATCAAATGTAACAAAAATCTTTGGTGGACTTGTTGCTGTTGATGACCTTACTTTTAACGTAGAAAAAGGGCAGATTTTTGGTCTTATTGGACCAAATGGTGCAGGTAAAACAACTGTTTTTAACTGTATTACAGGAGTTTATAAACCAGAAAAAGGAGCTATCAGGTTCAATGGTAAAGATATAACTGGTTTAAAACCATATACAATAGCAAATATGGGTATTGTGAGAACATTTCAAACAATAAGATTGTTTGGAGAGATGAGTGTAGCTGAAAATATTATTTCAGGTAGACATAGTAAGAGTAAGCAAAAGTGGTATCACGGAATTTTTCATACACCCTTTTCTGCTAGAGATGAGAGAGAAAACTGGGAAAAAGTATGGGAATACATGGATCTGTTTGGTTTGACTGAATACGCAACTGTTTCGGCAACCAGTCTACCATATGGTATACAAAGAAAAGTGGAGATGGCAAGAGCCCTTGCCACTGAACCTGCCTTATTGATCCTTGATGAACCTGCTGCAGGTTTGAATGATAAGGAAACTTTGGAACTTGTGGATACCATATCTAAAATAAGAGATATGGGTGTGACTATTCTATTGATAGAGCATGATATGGACCTTGTGATGAGTGTTACTGATCAGATAGTGGTAATAAATTTTGGTAAAAAAATATCAGAAGGGACACCTGAGCAGGTTCAGAATGATCCGAAAGTTATTGAAGCATATTTAGGAAGCGATGAGGATGACGATGAGTAG
- a CDS encoding ABC transporter ATP-binding protein produces MSSKELMLNIKDLKVNYGNIEAVKGISLEVYKGEIVTIIGANGAGKTTTLRTISGLLRAKSGSIKYKGIELTKLEAHEIVKLGISQSPEGRRVFSTLTVEENLILGAYTKENVDREKLKWIYELFPRLEERKQQLAGTLSGGEQQMLAIGRALMSKPELLLLDEPSLGLAPLLVKSIFKTIKEISESGVTVLLVEQNAKAALKLADRGYVLEVGKIVFSGTSQELLNSEKIQEAYLGKKKHTIL; encoded by the coding sequence ATGAGTAGTAAAGAATTGATGCTTAATATTAAAGATTTGAAAGTAAATTATGGAAATATAGAAGCTGTTAAGGGAATTTCATTAGAAGTATATAAAGGTGAAATCGTTACAATTATTGGGGCTAATGGAGCAGGTAAAACAACTACGCTTAGAACTATCAGTGGTTTGTTAAGGGCAAAATCAGGTAGTATCAAGTACAAAGGTATTGAGCTTACTAAGCTTGAGGCTCATGAAATTGTTAAATTAGGGATTTCTCAATCCCCTGAAGGGAGAAGAGTTTTCTCTACGTTAACTGTAGAAGAAAATCTTATTCTTGGTGCTTATACAAAAGAAAATGTTGATAGGGAAAAATTAAAATGGATTTATGAGTTATTTCCTAGGTTGGAAGAAAGGAAACAGCAGCTTGCAGGAACTCTTTCTGGTGGTGAACAACAGATGCTTGCTATTGGTAGGGCATTGATGTCCAAACCAGAGTTGTTGCTTTTAGATGAGCCAAGCCTTGGACTTGCACCTCTTTTAGTAAAGTCAATATTTAAAACGATTAAAGAGATTAGTGAGAGTGGAGTTACAGTTTTATTAGTAGAGCAGAATGCCAAAGCTGCATTGAAGCTTGCTGATAGGGGGTATGTGTTGGAAGTTGGAAAAATTGTTTTTAGTGGAACATCTCAAGAACTGCTGAATTCTGAAAAGATTCAAGAAGCTTATTTAGGAAAGAAGAAACATACCATATTGTAA
- a CDS encoding alanine/glycine:cation symporter family protein: MENLHSLVTQLDSIVWGPFMLVLLIGTGILLTVRLKFIQVLMLPKALKLIFKTVNANKAEGDITPFQALTTALSATIGTGNIAGVATAIATGGPGAIFWMWLSAFFGMATKYAEAVLAVTFRRKLEDGTSIGGPMYYLKEGLQVKWLGALLGILFAIFGIVASFGIGSMVQSHSVALAVNDAFNLPKGVTGFVMMILTALVIIGGIKRIGKVTEKIVPFMAVFYFVFAIIVIFINIDQFLNVLALIFKSAFSPVAAVGGFAGAAVRDAIRYGVARGVFSNEAGLGSAPIAHAAAQTDNAVRQGLVAMTGVFFDTIIICSLTAFVILLTGVWDNGKTSTELTAAAFATVFGGSGKTFLAIALIFFAYSTILGWSYYGEQCAKFLFGYKFSYFYKVIYCLSVFYGALRKTDFVWDMADLFNGMMAIPNLIGLLLLSGLLVKVTKDKMSDV, translated from the coding sequence ATGGAAAATTTGCATTCACTGGTAACCCAGCTTGATTCCATTGTCTGGGGACCTTTCATGCTGGTTTTGCTTATTGGTACAGGTATTTTGCTTACTGTAAGGTTGAAGTTTATCCAGGTGTTGATGCTTCCCAAGGCTTTAAAGCTTATTTTCAAAACAGTGAACGCTAATAAAGCCGAGGGAGATATTACACCGTTTCAAGCCTTAACTACAGCGCTTTCCGCGACAATAGGAACAGGTAATATTGCAGGCGTTGCTACAGCAATTGCTACCGGAGGACCTGGTGCAATTTTTTGGATGTGGTTATCAGCATTTTTTGGAATGGCTACAAAGTATGCTGAAGCTGTTCTTGCAGTTACTTTTAGGAGGAAGCTTGAAGACGGTACCAGTATAGGCGGTCCTATGTATTACCTGAAAGAAGGGTTGCAGGTTAAGTGGCTTGGGGCATTGCTTGGAATTTTATTTGCTATTTTTGGAATTGTAGCGTCCTTTGGTATTGGAAGTATGGTGCAGTCTCATTCAGTTGCATTGGCTGTAAATGATGCTTTTAATTTACCAAAAGGTGTTACCGGTTTTGTTATGATGATTTTGACAGCGCTTGTAATAATTGGTGGTATTAAAAGGATTGGTAAAGTTACTGAGAAAATTGTTCCATTTATGGCTGTGTTTTATTTTGTTTTTGCAATAATCGTAATATTCATAAATATTGATCAGTTTCTCAATGTGTTGGCTCTGATTTTTAAGTCAGCTTTTTCCCCTGTGGCTGCAGTTGGAGGTTTTGCTGGTGCTGCAGTGAGGGATGCAATTAGATATGGAGTGGCAAGAGGGGTTTTTTCAAATGAAGCAGGTCTTGGTAGTGCGCCCATAGCCCATGCTGCTGCTCAGACAGATAATGCCGTAAGGCAGGGGCTTGTGGCGATGACAGGTGTTTTTTTTGATACTATTATAATTTGTTCTTTGACTGCCTTTGTTATCCTTTTAACCGGTGTTTGGGATAATGGTAAAACAAGCACTGAGCTTACAGCTGCAGCATTTGCTACTGTTTTTGGTGGTAGTGGCAAAACTTTTCTAGCAATAGCTCTCATCTTTTTTGCTTACTCTACCATATTAGGATGGTCATATTATGGTGAGCAGTGTGCAAAATTCTTATTTGGTTACAAATTTAGTTATTTTTATAAGGTGATATACTGTTTAAGTGTATTTTATGGTGCTTTAAGAAAAACAGATTTTGTATGGGATATGGCAGATTTATTTAATGGGATGATGGCAATCCCTAACCTTATTGGATTACTACTGCTTTCGGGATTACTCGTTAAGGTTACAAAAGATAAGATGAGTGATGTTTAA
- a CDS encoding lytic transglycosylase domain-containing protein, translating into MNSFLKVLFFTLLTFSLYINSISAYLFDIINKQEIYINKIENKITTLINEKEDTRYLISKYNQIIDINNVLTYFTNGNVRYSTMDIAYTIVDESTKNNIDPYLVLSLILTESSFNHRSISRKGAIGLMQILPNTAYYISKFNDDIDISHKKELFDPITNIKIGVSYFAYLLKKYNGNIKYAIIAYNLGPSNLNYRLRKKKKVPKFYYNRVIRNYQLISNVKNSA; encoded by the coding sequence ATGAATAGCTTTTTGAAAGTTCTTTTCTTTACATTATTAACTTTTAGTTTATATATTAACTCGATCTCTGCTTATCTATTTGATATAATTAACAAACAAGAAATTTACATTAACAAAATCGAAAATAAAATAACAACCCTTATAAATGAAAAAGAAGATACAAGATATTTAATTAGTAAGTATAACCAGATAATAGACATAAACAATGTCCTTACATATTTTACCAATGGAAACGTAAGATATTCTACAATGGATATTGCTTATACTATAGTTGATGAATCCACAAAAAATAACATTGACCCCTATCTTGTGCTTTCCCTTATCCTTACAGAAAGCTCATTTAACCACCGCAGTATTTCAAGAAAAGGAGCTATTGGATTAATGCAAATCTTACCAAATACTGCTTATTACATTTCAAAATTTAATGATGACATTGACATTTCTCATAAAAAAGAACTTTTTGATCCAATTACCAACATAAAAATTGGAGTGAGTTATTTTGCTTATCTTTTAAAAAAATATAATGGTAACATAAAATATGCAATTATAGCCTATAACCTAGGGCCATCAAATCTAAATTACAGACTCAGGAAAAAGAAAAAGGTTCCAAAGTTCTATTATAACAGAGTAATCAGAAATTATCAGCTTATCTCAAATGTGAAAAACAGCGCATAA
- the sfsA gene encoding DNA/RNA nuclease SfsA — MFKFDNIIVGRFLKRYKRFMVDFERNGVVETAFNPNTGSMKGLLNEGCLIALSISDNTKRKYKYTVEGFQLDGNWVYTNTINVNRIVEYYIKDGAIKELYPYDYLKREYSIGDSRIDFYLEKDGRKILVEVKNVTLLNDNGIAAFPDAKTERGRKHLRLLTEMSKQGYDCYIFYVIAVDAKSFECAWYIDSLYCKEYKEALNYGVKPIFYRNHFNVDRKEVILKPMGN; from the coding sequence ATGTTTAAATTTGATAATATTATAGTAGGTAGGTTTCTAAAAAGATATAAAAGGTTTATGGTTGATTTTGAGAGGAATGGAGTAGTTGAGACTGCTTTTAATCCAAATACAGGTTCTATGAAAGGGCTATTGAATGAAGGTTGTTTAATAGCCCTTTCCATTTCTGATAATACAAAAAGAAAATACAAATACACTGTTGAAGGTTTTCAACTAGATGGAAACTGGGTTTACACAAACACAATCAATGTGAATAGAATAGTGGAATATTATATTAAAGACGGGGCTATAAAAGAGCTTTATCCTTATGACTATTTAAAGAGAGAGTATTCAATCGGGGACAGCAGAATTGATTTTTATCTTGAAAAAGATGGTAGAAAAATCTTGGTGGAAGTTAAAAATGTTACATTGCTAAACGATAATGGAATTGCTGCGTTTCCTGATGCTAAGACAGAAAGAGGGAGGAAACATCTTCGCTTATTGACTGAAATGTCGAAACAAGGCTATGACTGTTATATTTTTTATGTAATTGCAGTAGATGCAAAATCTTTTGAATGTGCATGGTACATAGATAGTCTTTATTGTAAAGAGTACAAAGAGGCATTAAACTATGGTGTAAAACCAATTTTTTATAGAAACCATTTTAACGTTGATAGGAAAGAAGTGATTCTAAAACCCATGGGAAATTAG